One region of Bacillus pumilus genomic DNA includes:
- a CDS encoding YtzH-like family protein — MGLNRQHQLQLIKDILTDHQLDCCGTVAEYEQVGRVIQFMLAKEDLDADIRQLLTDIHDYSQKGTSVSSIDAHIEAHQSHLSEWIENIPLS, encoded by the coding sequence ATGGGATTAAACCGTCAACATCAGCTTCAATTAATCAAAGATATTTTAACCGATCACCAGTTGGATTGCTGCGGGACTGTTGCAGAATATGAACAGGTGGGACGCGTGATTCAATTCATGCTGGCAAAAGAAGACCTTGATGCCGACATTCGTCAATTATTAACAGATATTCATGATTACAGCCAAAAGGGTACTTCTGTCAGTTCAATCGATGCACATATTGAGGCGCATCAATCGCATTTGTCAGAGTGGATCGAGAATATTCCTCTCTCTTAA
- a CDS encoding phosphotransferase family protein — protein MNWLGQILGSEWHISPAGGATGDAYFATHNDQKLFLKRNTSPFLAVLSAEGIVPKLVWTKRMENGDVITAQHWLSGRELKPKDMNDRPVAEQLRKIHTSKELLDMLKRLEKHSLDPASILKHLKQSIFKEQIDSRDVTRAIQYLEKHVEAVQFEDKVVCHCDLNHNNWLLTDENQLYLIDWDGAMIADPAIDLGPLLYHYVEEENWESWLSMYGAPLTDNLRKRMAWYVLAETVSFVVWHKRKGNEKAQQEVQAELSALLQRLNIH, from the coding sequence ATGAACTGGTTGGGACAAATATTAGGTAGCGAATGGCACATCTCTCCTGCTGGAGGCGCTACGGGAGATGCGTACTTCGCAACACACAATGACCAAAAGCTATTTTTAAAACGCAATACGTCACCGTTTCTTGCGGTTTTGTCAGCTGAAGGCATTGTGCCGAAGCTTGTCTGGACAAAACGTATGGAAAATGGGGATGTCATCACTGCGCAGCACTGGCTGAGCGGCAGAGAGCTGAAGCCAAAGGACATGAATGACCGTCCTGTCGCAGAGCAGCTAAGAAAAATTCATACATCGAAAGAATTGCTTGATATGCTGAAGCGATTAGAGAAGCACTCTCTAGACCCAGCATCCATTCTGAAGCATTTAAAACAGTCCATATTTAAAGAGCAAATTGATTCGCGCGACGTCACACGTGCTATCCAGTACTTAGAGAAGCATGTGGAGGCAGTTCAATTTGAAGACAAGGTCGTGTGTCATTGTGACCTGAATCATAATAATTGGCTGCTGACAGATGAAAACCAGCTTTACTTGATCGATTGGGATGGGGCGATGATTGCTGACCCAGCCATTGATCTTGGACCACTTTTATACCATTATGTTGAAGAAGAGAACTGGGAAAGCTGGCTCTCAATGTACGGTGCCCCGCTGACAGACAATTTGCGAAAACGCATGGCTTGGTACGTCCTCGCTGAAACCGTATCGTTTGTCGTGTGGCATAAAAGAAAAGGGAATGAAAAAGCGCAGCAAGAAGTGCAAGCGGAGCTGAGCGCACTCTTACAGCGGTTAAACATTCATTAA
- a CDS encoding YegS/Rv2252/BmrU family lipid kinase, translated as MNEWYFIVNPAAGHGKGLRTWRSIEKELQRVEISYRSFLTQHEGHAEVLARQISAMQDDRLKRLIVIGGDGTIHEVLNGLKEMDHVQLSFVPAGHWNDAAKGLGIHRQDVLKEVRKQKRMLTKTFSLGSFQDHAESAQSVLFLNHIGAGFDAHVLRKTVHFRGKKWLKRLGLGFIIYPLSFLHSLWSFKPFDLALFIENEKKVFRQVWFVIVCNHPYYGGGLEAAPEVSARQPGFQTLVVTDLNPFKVLLFLSAMVFRKHLGMKGVTLFQHEEAYLEADGKILFHADGEVIGATPVFVKASEYSLKLRA; from the coding sequence GCAGCAGGACATGGAAAAGGACTTCGTACATGGAGGAGCATAGAGAAAGAACTACAAAGGGTGGAGATCTCATATCGATCGTTTCTCACCCAGCATGAAGGTCATGCAGAAGTATTGGCAAGACAAATTAGCGCCATGCAAGATGACAGGCTAAAGCGCCTGATTGTCATTGGCGGTGACGGAACCATTCATGAAGTCCTAAATGGCTTAAAGGAAATGGATCATGTGCAGCTAAGCTTTGTCCCCGCCGGTCATTGGAATGATGCGGCGAAGGGCCTTGGCATCCATCGTCAAGATGTCCTAAAAGAAGTGAGGAAGCAAAAAAGAATGCTCACCAAAACATTTTCACTCGGCTCCTTTCAAGATCACGCAGAAAGCGCACAATCCGTTCTCTTTCTCAATCATATTGGTGCTGGGTTTGATGCGCATGTGCTAAGGAAAACAGTGCATTTCAGAGGAAAAAAGTGGCTGAAACGACTGGGGCTTGGGTTTATCATCTACCCGCTGTCATTTCTCCATTCTTTATGGTCCTTTAAGCCGTTCGACCTTGCACTGTTTATTGAAAACGAGAAGAAGGTCTTTCGCCAAGTGTGGTTTGTGATTGTTTGTAATCACCCCTATTACGGAGGCGGGCTGGAAGCAGCGCCAGAAGTAAGCGCAAGGCAGCCAGGCTTTCAAACACTCGTTGTCACAGATTTGAATCCATTTAAAGTGCTCTTGTTTCTAAGTGCGATGGTGTTTCGCAAGCACCTTGGAATGAAGGGCGTTACCCTGTTTCAGCACGAAGAAGCGTACTTGGAGGCAGATGGAAAAATCTTATTTCATGCAGATGGAGAAGTGATTGGCGCAACGCCTGTTTTTGTGAAGGCGAGTGAGTACTCCTTAAAATTACGTGCTTAA